AAGAGCCGATGCCTGGCGTGACGCCCATCGCTGCGTGGATCTCGCCATGGCTCTGATCCGGAGCGAGGACGCGGGACGCCTTGGCATTCCGATATCGGTGCCCAGCAAAACCGAAGGACCCAAAAGATGAAGTTGAAGACGACGGCGCTTGTCGCTACGGCAGCGATCCTTCTAGGGACCGCTGGCTATGTGGCTTACTCGACGCATGCCACCGAGGCGGAAATCGGCGAATTCGAGGCCACCGTGATGGAGACGGCGCCGCCGGCCGCTGCGGCGGTGTCGGGCGATGCGCTCGCTGAACTGCCTGCGCCAGTGCAGCGCTATTTTGCTTTCGTGTTTCCCGACGGGGTCGGAGCGGCGCCGAGGTGGGTGACATTCGAGCAGGCTGGCGATTTCCGGCGACCACAGACGGAAGGCTTTCAGCCGACAACTGCACGGCAGGTGATCGCCACCGCGGCTCCTGACCTCGTTTTTTCTGCTGACACTCCGCTCTGGGGGCCGATCTGGGCAAAGGCCTATGACGCTTTCATTGACGGCCAGATGGAGATGGGGGCCCGCCTCCTGTCGACCGTCTCTGTCATGCACGAAACGAGTTCGCCGGCGCTCGACCGTATATCGCTGCGTCGATGGCTTCTTGAAACGCCGGTGAACCCTTATGCGCTTCTGCCCGGCGGTCTCGTTCGCTGGGAGGCGATCGATGACGATGAAGCGCGCGCGGTCGTCGAAGCTCATGGCTACAGCGCAAGTCTCGTTGCGACCTTCGACGCACGCGGCGCTCTCGTGAGTTTGCATGCAGAGCAGGACGGAGACCTCACCACCCCCTATCACGGGTCCGGCGAACACGTATCGCGCGGCGATTATCGCCTCGTGGATGGAGTACGGATCCCAATGAGCTTCGAAGTCTCCAGGATGGCGGATGGTGTCCGATATCCGTTCTGGACGGGGCGCATCACGAATATCGACTTCGTCGTGGATGATCTCGGCGCAGGCGACAGCTGAATTCGGCAACCGCGCCACCCGATCTGCGGGCGATACGCCGACCAGAGGCGTCGCTCGCCCGCGCCACAGACCCCTCCCTGCAAACCACCAAGTGGAAAGACCACGTAATGGAATTGCTCTACCTATCGTTTGCGCTCGTTGTCTTCATCACTGCGGCGACGCCAGGCCCGACCGTCTTGCTTGCTCTGACCAACGGGTCGCGCTTCGGGGTTCCGCGCGCCACCTTCGGGATGCTTGGCGCCGCCGCTTCGGATCTCGTGCTTATTTCCGCCGCAGCCCTCGGCCTCGGGGCCGTACTTGCCGCATCGGCCTTCTGGTTCAATGTCGTGAAGTGGATTGGCGTTGGCTATCTCGCGTGGCTTGGGTTCCAGTTGCTCAGAGCACGAGGGGAACTCGGCGTCGAATTGCATGGCGCGGCGGAGGGGAAATCGGCGCCGGTCGCCGCGCCGCATGTTCTCTTTCGCAAGAGCTTTCTGGTGGCCGTTACCAATCCCAAGGGATACATGTTCGTCGCCGCGCTATTGCCCCAGTTCATCGACCAGACGGCTCCGCTCGCACCGCAGTACGTGATGTTGGCGATCATCTTCGTGTGCATCGATCTGCTGGTGATGGCGACCTATGCGGGCCTCGGTGTCGGGATGGTGAAGTTTCTCGCGCCCGCCCGTGTGATCCTCCTCGAGCGTTGCAGTGGTGGTGTGCTGATCGCTCTCGCAGGGATCCTCGCGACGACGAGACGGGCGACGTGATGAGCCGCAACTCGTCTCTACGAGTGTGCATCGAACAGGCCCACGAGCCATTCGTATGCGGTGCGCACCGCAGATGTCTCTCCGGTCTCCGGGTGGCGGAGCGCCCAGATCTCGCGCCTCAGGACCGGCGCCCCGGACTGGACGATGCCTGGAACCGCCTTCCCCAATTCGACGGGAAGAACGGCGCGGCCAGCTCCCGCGGCGACCGCCAGCGCCATGGCCATCGGATCGTTCGACCGCAGAGCCGGCTCCGACCCCGCAAGCGCGTCTTCGACATAGGCAGCCTCGGGCACATGCGAAAATCGCCTCGAATAGGTGACCCAGCCGAGGTCGGGCTGAGCCTGCTCGGGCTCGAACACGGCATAGGGAGCGACCCCCACCCGGCGGACGA
This genomic window from Rhodovulum sp. ES.010 contains:
- a CDS encoding DUF6544 family protein, translating into MKLKTTALVATAAILLGTAGYVAYSTHATEAEIGEFEATVMETAPPAAAAVSGDALAELPAPVQRYFAFVFPDGVGAAPRWVTFEQAGDFRRPQTEGFQPTTARQVIATAAPDLVFSADTPLWGPIWAKAYDAFIDGQMEMGARLLSTVSVMHETSSPALDRISLRRWLLETPVNPYALLPGGLVRWEAIDDDEARAVVEAHGYSASLVATFDARGALVSLHAEQDGDLTTPYHGSGEHVSRGDYRLVDGVRIPMSFEVSRMADGVRYPFWTGRITNIDFVVDDLGAGDS
- a CDS encoding LysE family translocator, which gives rise to MELLYLSFALVVFITAATPGPTVLLALTNGSRFGVPRATFGMLGAAASDLVLISAAALGLGAVLAASAFWFNVVKWIGVGYLAWLGFQLLRARGELGVELHGAAEGKSAPVAAPHVLFRKSFLVAVTNPKGYMFVAALLPQFIDQTAPLAPQYVMLAIIFVCIDLLVMATYAGLGVGMVKFLAPARVILLERCSGGVLIALAGILATTRRAT